The following are encoded together in the Heterodontus francisci isolate sHetFra1 chromosome 41, sHetFra1.hap1, whole genome shotgun sequence genome:
- the hmgxb4a gene encoding HMG domain-containing protein 4a isoform X2 — protein sequence MMKHSRKKKESEGFLLAADFHKKKKKLHHLTGEEFYYGELSPMEPVKKKKKSEGHQPDTAMGLLKAITSPVPTVTKLSKKGEKPFPAFSSPSYASLYTESRKEHKKKASSAEHEETSEEGDFHKSKKMKPLFVNTDTVTVREAEGLKMKLLLSPKDKSGMDDESFNFAGTSSLKKSSKKMSREDHGTFLSSFDTHSLPKASVVRKKHKSESRASESFDSEAHCYTEVHPSNLSEYEFSGLEALDTASSSGGELEAGELVIDDSFREMKKKKKKDKKSKKKKDKEKHREKKHSKSKKMHTHAPGKVLSATKCCHPPQSTVSAPYAINVPPPSIFHMEGQSEKKKKKEEKDKEKVEKPEKKKKNMSAYQLFCKEYRINIVAEHPGIDFGELSKKLAEVWKQLPDKEKQVWKQKCQYLQHKQNKAEAMTVKRKLTDLLEETTAKQKGRQNPSSLSSMATPHKKSSHSMGLGGTSHSSSPIKMPEADPIDVAAHLQLLGESLSLIGHRLQETEGMVAVSGSLSVLLDSIICALGPLTCLTTQVDRLNGCPKEVLAHTLDNIAYIMPGL from the exons AACTGTCACCTATGGAACCTGTGAAAAAGAAAAAGAAGTCTGAGGGTCATCAGCCTGACACTGCCATGGGTCTCCTCAAGGCTATAACATCACCTGTACCAACGGTTACAAAACTTTCCAAAAAAGGCGAGAAACCATTTCCTGCTTTTAGCTCACCATCCTATGCTTCTTTATACACTGAGAGCAGGAAGGAACACAAGAAAAAAGCCAGCAGTGCAGAGCACGAGGAAACCTCTGAAGAAGGGGATTTCCACAAGTCGAAAAAGATGAAGCCACTTTTTGTAAATACAGACACTGTGACTGTGCGGGAGGCGGAGGGTTTAAAAATGAAACTCCTCCTCTCGCCCAAGGACAAATCGGGCATGGATGATGAGTCATTCAACTTTGCTGGGACATCAAGTCTCAAGAAATCATCCAAGAAGATGAGCAGGGAAGATCACGGAACTTTCCTCTCTTCCTTCGACACCCACAGCTTGCCAAAGGCATCGGTTGTTCGCAAAAAGCACAAGTCGGAGTCCCGGGCTAGCGAGAGCTTTGACTCCGAGGCGCATTGCTACACTGAAGTCCATCCCAGCAACCTCTCCGAGTACGAATTCTCAGGTTTGGAGGCACTGGATACGGCTTCGTCCTCTGGCGGGGAGCTGGAGGCAGGAGAGCTGGTTATCGACGACTCTTTCCGTGAGatgaaaaagaaaaagaagaaagacaAAAAGAGCAAAAAGAAGAAGGACAAGGAGAAACACAGAGAAAAGAAACACTCGAAGTCTAAGAAAATGCACACCCATGCCCCGGGGAAGGTCTTATCAGCCACTAAGTGCTGTCATCCACCACAGTCGACTGTTAGCGCACCTTATGCAATAAATGTGCCCCCACCTTCCATATTCcacatggaaggacagagtgagaaaaagaagaaaaaggaagaaaaagacAAAGAAAAGGTCGAAAAACCTGAAAAG AAAAAGAAGAATATGTCTGCTTACCAGCTGTTTTGTAAGGAGTACCGCATTAATATTGTTGCTGAACATCCAGGAATAG ATTTCGGTGAGCTTAGCAAGAAACTGGCTGAGGTATGGAAACAGCTTCCTGACAAGGAAAAGCAG GTCTGGAAGCAGAAGTGCCAAtacttgcagcacaagcagaacaaAGCTGAGGCCATGACAGTGAAGCGGAAACTGACTGATCTATTGGAAGAGACAACTGCGAAACAGAAAG GCAGGCAAAACCCTTCGTCTTTGTCCAGTATGGCAACGCCTCACAAGAAATCATCCCATTCGATGGGTTTAGGAGGAACCAGTCACTCCTCTTCCCCAATAAAAATGCCAGAAGCCGATCCAATTGATGTTGCAGCGCACTTGCAGCTTCTGGGCGAATCGTTGAGTCTCATTGGTCACCGACTGCAAGAAACCGAG GGCATGGTAGCAGTGTCCGGGAGTCTCTCTGTCCTGCTGGACTCCATAATCTGTGCACTGGGTCCTTTAACCTGCCTCACCACACAAGTTGATCGTCTCAATGGCTGTCCAAAAGAAGTTCTG GCACACACACTGGATAACATCGCATATATCATGCCAGGCCTTTGA